Proteins from a single region of Geothrix sp. PMB-07:
- a CDS encoding CHAD domain-containing protein: MAILLHRALEVRLSRLQELLEPKGWAEEEEQLHQVRVSARRLGAVLDLVDPEVYPEHKKQRRALKGLVDTLGLPRELDVHSQFLRSHHLNARTPTLAAVIEHLLEQVDRGRAKARRSMEKELDRLRLPDLRRLLDVPALQNPFQTTSLQEAAWACLEPRAASALGGLTDLAAHEDAAAMHKARVRIKKLRYAVEALESAFAESPEPVLKGLRALQTALGDHHDLAALEALLWQAEADLRLRDRVTLCGGVLDLLGDVAENRRLAFDRFVALTQAQGLETFTHLVRPALGLPPLNGALS, translated from the coding sequence TTGGCGATCCTTCTTCACCGCGCCCTTGAGGTTCGCCTGTCCCGCCTGCAGGAGCTGCTGGAACCGAAAGGCTGGGCCGAGGAGGAGGAGCAGCTGCACCAGGTGCGGGTTTCCGCCCGTCGACTGGGCGCGGTGCTGGACCTGGTGGACCCCGAGGTTTATCCCGAGCACAAGAAGCAGCGGAGAGCCTTAAAAGGCCTCGTCGACACCCTTGGGCTGCCCCGGGAACTGGACGTGCATTCGCAATTCCTGCGGAGCCATCACCTCAATGCCCGCACTCCCACCCTCGCCGCCGTCATTGAACACCTGCTGGAGCAGGTGGACCGGGGCCGTGCCAAGGCCCGCCGCAGCATGGAAAAGGAGCTGGACCGCCTGCGCCTGCCGGACCTGCGCCGCCTGCTCGATGTTCCCGCCCTGCAGAATCCCTTCCAGACCACCTCGCTGCAGGAGGCTGCCTGGGCCTGTCTGGAGCCCCGCGCAGCCTCAGCCCTGGGTGGCCTGACCGACCTCGCAGCTCATGAAGACGCTGCAGCCATGCACAAGGCCCGGGTTCGCATTAAAAAGCTGCGCTACGCGGTCGAGGCTCTGGAAAGCGCCTTTGCTGAATCGCCAGAACCCGTCCTCAAGGGCCTCCGTGCCCTCCAGACCGCCCTGGGCGACCACCACGATCTCGCTGCCCTGGAGGCCCTCCTCTGGCAGGCGGAGGCGGATCTGCGCCTGCGGGACCGGGTGACCCTCTGTGGCGGCGTACTCGACCTCTTGGGCGATGTGGCCGAAAACCGCCGCCTCGCCTTTGACCGCTTCGTGGCCTTGACGCAGGCCCAGGGCCTGGAGACCTTCACCCACCTGGTGCGTCCAGCGCTCGGATTGCCCCCCCTGAACGGCGCCCTGTCATGA
- a CDS encoding sensor histidine kinase yields the protein MSFWRMRIRPLAWLRSLHAKLFVLLGLVTSVLTVAVAYNITRNSRRELESYSRKLTIEAAGTVETDIVERDPTFKDPDKLDQLLESIAGPDRSIFQIDVFKRLGKGSEVELVRSSGEEKTVEWGPEIGSYLSLPGPQAELVDLNTGTKAWKVYLPIHTHRPGQPPIGLIRAYCDLERWEVVWNNNFNKTVRTLPGVLLGEFILLWLILRVLISDPIEGLVLTMQRLEQGEVGARAPVRRSDELGLIAARFNDMAAQLEQAAKERESLLHEVRGLNTNLQGRIDAALSELQAKNDELAALVERNALLREELSAQERLAVAGQLTATFAHEVGTPLNLVTGHLQLLDAQKDLPDKTRERLAVITGQIKRVGDIVRRLLDLTRRPQLHREVQSLGELLHDLQQLWTPTLAAHGIHVVADAPSSCSLDVDRKQMEQLFLNLMNNAVDAMPEGGTVRLSARPSEDSTPGGLWWEFRFQDSGQGIPADLLSKVFRPMFTTKPEGKGTGLGLSICREIVRGHGGDIRIESTMGQGTCVVFTLPGASAA from the coding sequence ATGAGCTTCTGGCGCATGCGGATCCGGCCCCTGGCCTGGCTGCGCAGCCTGCACGCCAAGCTCTTCGTGCTGTTGGGCCTGGTCACCAGCGTGCTCACGGTGGCCGTGGCCTACAACATCACGCGGAACAGCCGGCGGGAATTGGAAAGCTACTCGCGCAAGCTCACCATCGAAGCGGCGGGTACGGTGGAGACCGATATCGTCGAACGGGATCCCACCTTCAAGGATCCCGACAAGCTGGATCAGCTGCTGGAAAGCATCGCCGGTCCCGACCGCAGCATCTTCCAGATCGATGTCTTCAAGCGCCTGGGCAAGGGCAGTGAAGTGGAACTGGTGCGCTCCTCGGGTGAAGAGAAAACGGTGGAGTGGGGGCCTGAGATCGGCTCGTACCTTTCCCTTCCGGGCCCCCAAGCCGAGCTGGTGGATCTCAACACCGGCACCAAAGCCTGGAAGGTATACCTGCCCATTCACACCCATCGGCCCGGCCAGCCGCCCATCGGGCTCATCCGGGCCTATTGCGACCTGGAGCGGTGGGAGGTGGTGTGGAACAACAACTTCAACAAGACCGTCCGCACCCTGCCTGGCGTGCTGCTGGGGGAATTCATCCTGCTCTGGCTCATCCTGCGGGTGCTCATCAGTGATCCCATCGAAGGCCTGGTGCTCACCATGCAGCGTCTGGAGCAAGGCGAGGTGGGCGCGCGGGCGCCCGTGCGCCGCAGCGATGAACTCGGACTCATCGCCGCCCGCTTCAACGACATGGCCGCCCAGCTGGAGCAGGCCGCCAAGGAGCGCGAATCCCTGCTCCACGAGGTGCGAGGTCTGAACACCAACCTGCAGGGCCGCATCGACGCCGCGCTTTCCGAGTTGCAGGCCAAGAATGATGAATTGGCCGCCCTGGTGGAACGCAATGCCCTGCTGCGAGAAGAACTGAGCGCCCAGGAGCGGCTGGCAGTGGCGGGCCAGCTCACCGCCACTTTCGCCCATGAGGTGGGCACGCCCTTGAATCTGGTGACGGGGCACCTCCAGCTGCTCGACGCCCAGAAGGACCTGCCCGACAAGACCCGCGAACGACTGGCTGTCATCACCGGTCAGATCAAGCGCGTGGGCGATATCGTGCGCCGCCTGCTGGACCTCACCCGCCGCCCTCAGCTGCACCGCGAAGTGCAATCCCTGGGCGAGCTGCTGCACGACCTCCAGCAGCTCTGGACCCCCACCCTGGCTGCCCACGGCATCCACGTGGTGGCCGATGCCCCGTCAAGTTGCAGCCTGGATGTGGACCGGAAGCAGATGGAGCAGCTCTTCCTGAACCTCATGAACAACGCCGTGGACGCCATGCCTGAAGGCGGCACCGTGCGCCTCAGCGCACGGCCCTCCGAGGACAGCACCCCCGGCGGCCTCTGGTGGGAATTCCGCTTCCAGGATTCCGGACAGGGCATCCCCGCCGACCTGCTCAGCAAGGTCTTCCGCCCCATGTTCACCACCAAGCCTGAAGGCAAGGGCACCGGCCTGGGCCTCAGCATCTGCCGCGAAATCGTGCGAGGCCACGGCGGCGACATCCGCATCGAAAGCACCATGGGCCAGGGCACCTGCGTGGTGTTCACCTTGCCGGGAGCTTCCGCCGCCTGA
- a CDS encoding S9 family peptidase: protein MQTSRSPHSIQTLKYGPDGGQEGDLHLPLTVRPPVVCLLHGGFWKMPYGRDQFDAVAEDLVERGYAVWNLEYRRLGAPGGGWPGTLQDVRMGIDHLVNLEEDGISLDLSRVSVVGHSAGGHLALWAAARHNPSPLFPAGRIRLFAAIGLAPLADLHHAFRLQLGKGAVEAFLGGSPEEHPDRCAAASPINLAPLGLRHLILHGAQDDLVPLELSERYALAAQAAGDQMDLIPLPIAGHMDFLDPNSQAHATWCDWLARLDADSA from the coding sequence ATGCAGACGAGTCGGTCTCCCCATTCCATTCAGACCCTGAAGTACGGCCCGGACGGGGGCCAGGAGGGGGATCTCCACCTGCCGCTCACCGTGAGACCACCGGTGGTGTGCCTGCTTCATGGCGGATTCTGGAAGATGCCCTACGGCCGAGACCAATTCGACGCCGTGGCGGAGGACCTGGTGGAGCGCGGCTACGCGGTATGGAACCTGGAGTACCGAAGGCTGGGCGCCCCCGGTGGCGGATGGCCAGGCACCCTCCAGGATGTTCGGATGGGAATCGATCACCTGGTGAACCTTGAGGAAGACGGGATCAGCCTTGATCTGAGCCGGGTCAGCGTGGTGGGGCATTCCGCGGGTGGGCATCTCGCCTTGTGGGCCGCTGCCCGGCACAACCCCTCGCCCCTTTTCCCTGCGGGGCGCATTCGGCTCTTCGCGGCGATTGGTCTGGCGCCGCTGGCTGATTTGCACCACGCTTTCCGGCTTCAGCTGGGAAAGGGCGCGGTGGAAGCCTTCCTCGGCGGTTCCCCTGAGGAACACCCGGATCGTTGTGCTGCTGCATCGCCCATCAATCTGGCGCCGCTGGGCCTGAGGCACCTGATCCTCCATGGCGCTCAGGACGACCTGGTGCCCCTGGAGCTCTCAGAGCGGTACGCCTTGGCTGCTCAGGCCGCTGGCGATCAGATGGACCTCATCCCTTTGCCGATCGCGGGCCACATGGATTTCCTCGATCCAAATAGTCAGGCGCACGCCACCTGGTGTGACTGGCTCGCCCGGCTGGATGCGGACAGCGCCTGA
- the murI gene encoding glutamate racemase: MNRSDRPIGVFDSGIGGLTVIHALRQSLPQEDLVYLGDTARLPYGSKSHRTIERYTLQMGELLQRVEPKLIVIACNTASAHGLPALQAVSPCPVIGVIEPGAEAAAEQNGPVGIIGTLATVGSAAYDTAIRRHDPDRVIYSVACPLLVPLAEEGWFDDPVTDTICRRYLNQLPFEVKTVVLGCTHYPTLMASLERSRPGTHWIDSGRVTAKAVDRLLQGHLGYRTTSARGTLKVQLTDASSRLKEVGSRFLEETLGDVEVVEI, encoded by the coding sequence ATGAACCGGTCCGACCGCCCCATCGGCGTCTTCGATTCCGGCATCGGCGGGCTCACCGTCATCCACGCCTTGCGCCAATCCCTGCCGCAGGAGGATCTGGTCTACCTGGGTGATACGGCCCGTCTGCCTTACGGGAGCAAGAGTCACCGCACCATCGAGCGCTACACCCTGCAGATGGGCGAACTGTTGCAGCGTGTCGAACCCAAACTGATCGTCATCGCCTGCAACACGGCCAGTGCCCACGGGTTGCCCGCCCTGCAGGCCGTGAGCCCCTGCCCCGTCATCGGCGTCATCGAACCCGGCGCCGAGGCCGCGGCCGAACAGAATGGGCCCGTGGGCATCATCGGCACCTTGGCCACGGTGGGCAGTGCGGCCTACGACACGGCCATCCGCCGTCATGACCCGGATCGCGTCATTTACAGCGTGGCCTGCCCCCTGTTGGTGCCCCTGGCCGAAGAGGGCTGGTTCGATGATCCCGTCACCGACACCATCTGCCGCCGCTACCTGAATCAGCTGCCCTTCGAGGTGAAGACGGTGGTGCTGGGCTGCACCCACTACCCGACCCTCATGGCCAGCCTGGAGCGCAGCCGTCCCGGCACCCACTGGATCGACAGCGGCCGTGTCACCGCCAAGGCCGTGGACCGCCTCCTGCAAGGCCACCTGGGCTACCGAACCACCAGCGCCCGCGGCACCCTGAAAGTGCAACTCACCGATGCCAGCAGCCGCCTGAAGGAAGTGGGCAGCCGCTTTCTTGAAGAAACGCTGGGCGATGTGGAAGTGGTGGAAATCTAG
- a CDS encoding 50S ribosomal protein L11 methyltransferase — protein MAQTTHLRWKLEVPDPQEEALCAWLEDEGSSAFYREADPPRACFAYFPPDQAVPDPAGLANFPGVILMEAEAFGDEDWLAKSREGFGSFEVGSRFHVRPLWDETPGPEGRIDLVVNPGLAFGTGGHETTRLCMELLEELDAMNRLAGPILDIGSGTGILSLAAFLLGGRQLTAFDIDPDCGPAMDELIQLNAHLLKGAKPYDSFVGTLEHPRVAGPYPGLLANILLVTIQELLPRMAEISAPGGWLIASGILAECTDEALVSLASQGFKPEKVLKEGEWIAILATRVSA, from the coding sequence ATGGCACAGACGACGCACCTGAGGTGGAAGCTGGAGGTCCCCGACCCCCAGGAAGAGGCGCTTTGCGCCTGGTTGGAGGATGAGGGCTCCTCGGCCTTCTACCGCGAAGCGGATCCCCCGCGGGCCTGTTTCGCCTATTTCCCGCCCGACCAGGCCGTCCCCGACCCGGCTGGCCTGGCGAATTTCCCCGGCGTGATTCTGATGGAAGCCGAGGCCTTCGGCGATGAGGATTGGCTGGCCAAGAGCCGGGAGGGCTTCGGCTCCTTCGAAGTCGGCTCGCGGTTTCACGTACGCCCTCTCTGGGATGAAACGCCGGGGCCCGAAGGCCGCATCGACCTCGTGGTGAATCCGGGCCTGGCTTTTGGCACAGGCGGCCATGAAACCACCCGGCTTTGCATGGAACTGCTCGAGGAACTAGATGCCATGAACCGGCTGGCAGGCCCCATCCTCGACATCGGTTCAGGCACGGGCATCCTGTCCCTGGCGGCCTTCCTGCTGGGCGGTCGCCAGCTCACGGCCTTCGACATCGATCCCGATTGCGGCCCGGCCATGGATGAGCTGATCCAGCTCAACGCCCATCTGCTCAAGGGCGCCAAGCCCTACGACAGCTTCGTGGGCACCCTGGAGCACCCCCGGGTGGCCGGTCCCTATCCGGGCCTGCTGGCCAACATCCTGCTGGTGACCATCCAGGAGCTGCTGCCGCGCATGGCCGAAATCTCCGCCCCGGGTGGTTGGCTCATCGCCAGTGGCATCCTGGCCGAGTGCACCGACGAGGCCCTGGTCAGCCTGGCCTCGCAGGGGTTCAAACCCGAGAAGGTGCTGAAGGAGGGCGAGTGGATCGCGATCCTGGCCACGCGGGTGTCGGCATGA
- a CDS encoding sigma-54-dependent Fis family transcriptional regulator: MTQLPRLHWSTLGDDTGGLEHRWAALWNISVDRGSAPALAPKDVDLWVISAKGAWPPPELNRMMAEVAALPILLGLKPDAAPMDPKALSEWGSLGSVRWGLLGPEPPMPGLRPRSGTTTQLSASQALAFGLVGTSAAMQDVLARARAAAATRATVLLLGESGTGKEVIARAIHRMSADSTEPFVAVHCGAIPENLLESELFGYNKGAFTDARKDTPGKFREAHGGTIFLDEVGTMPLGAQVRLLRVLQEREVQPLGGGAPVKVEVRVVTASNVDLWKKVQDGSFREDLFYRLEVVPITLPPLRARKEEVPFLAQHFLNRKAREHGLYPKALHPSVDPLLMSLPWPGNVRQLENAIERAIVLSGTRPVLTREDFAFLAERMAEAPSTETSAVPFTPMAADAFAPAPAQAFGMDLPAEGLDLNQVVSDMEKTLMLQSLAITRGNKKRAADLLGLKRTTFLEKMKRLDLEDSEATEAAE; the protein is encoded by the coding sequence ATGACCCAGCTGCCGCGCCTTCACTGGTCCACCCTCGGGGACGACACCGGGGGGCTGGAGCATCGGTGGGCGGCCCTCTGGAACATCAGTGTGGATCGTGGATCCGCTCCGGCCTTGGCGCCCAAGGATGTGGATCTCTGGGTAATCAGCGCCAAGGGCGCCTGGCCGCCCCCAGAGCTGAACCGCATGATGGCCGAGGTGGCCGCCCTGCCCATCCTGCTGGGACTGAAACCCGATGCGGCGCCCATGGATCCCAAGGCGCTCTCCGAATGGGGCTCGCTGGGCTCTGTGCGCTGGGGCTTGCTGGGGCCTGAACCGCCCATGCCGGGCCTCCGGCCCCGGTCGGGCACCACCACCCAACTGAGCGCCTCCCAGGCCCTGGCCTTTGGCCTGGTGGGTACCAGCGCGGCCATGCAGGACGTGCTGGCCCGAGCCCGGGCCGCCGCCGCCACCCGGGCCACGGTGCTGCTGCTGGGGGAAAGCGGTACCGGCAAGGAGGTCATCGCGCGGGCCATCCACCGCATGAGCGCCGATAGCACCGAGCCCTTCGTGGCGGTGCACTGCGGCGCCATCCCCGAGAACCTGCTGGAATCCGAACTCTTCGGCTACAACAAGGGCGCCTTCACCGATGCCCGCAAGGACACGCCCGGCAAGTTCCGCGAGGCTCACGGGGGCACCATCTTCCTGGATGAAGTGGGCACCATGCCCCTGGGCGCGCAGGTGCGCTTGTTGCGGGTGCTGCAGGAACGCGAGGTGCAGCCTTTGGGCGGCGGCGCGCCCGTGAAGGTGGAGGTGCGAGTGGTGACGGCCTCCAACGTCGACCTCTGGAAGAAGGTCCAGGACGGTTCTTTCCGCGAGGACCTGTTCTACCGCCTGGAAGTGGTGCCTATTACCCTGCCGCCGCTGCGGGCCCGCAAGGAGGAGGTGCCCTTCCTGGCCCAGCATTTCCTCAACCGCAAGGCTCGTGAGCACGGTCTCTACCCCAAGGCCCTGCATCCCAGCGTCGATCCGCTGCTCATGTCCCTCCCTTGGCCCGGCAACGTGCGCCAACTGGAAAATGCCATCGAGCGGGCCATCGTGCTGTCGGGCACCCGGCCCGTGCTCACGCGGGAGGACTTCGCCTTCCTGGCCGAGCGCATGGCTGAGGCCCCATCGACCGAAACCTCGGCGGTTCCCTTCACGCCGATGGCGGCCGATGCCTTCGCCCCCGCACCTGCCCAGGCCTTTGGCATGGATTTGCCGGCTGAGGGACTGGATCTCAACCAGGTTGTGTCGGACATGGAAAAGACCCTGATGCTTCAGAGCCTCGCCATCACCCGGGGCAACAAGAAGCGGGCCGCCGACCTGCTGGGTCTCAAGCGGACCACATTCCTGGAAAAGATGAAGCGATTGGATCTGGAGGATTCGGAAGCCACCGAGGCTGCCGAGTAG
- a CDS encoding prolyl oligopeptidase family protein has product MKHLWITLALGFCMAGSLAAQEPKPAPAPEDPYLWLEEVTGDKALDWVKARNAESSKELAEAPGFAALKADLLKIMDSKERIAFINKTGPYYYNFWRDEKNPQGVWRRTTLEEYRKPQPKWDVILDLDALNKAEKENWVWHGAQILKAGGWRHVLVNLSRGGADAGVVREFDLDTRAFVKGGFELPESKGSLSWIDKDSVYVSTDFGPGSMTTSGYPRIVKLWKRGTPVSAAELIYEAKTTDMSVNAYYDDTKGFERHFVYRTPAFYKGELFLRTKDGKLQKVDVPEDANAQPHREWLMIEPRSAWTVNGKTYAAGSLLVAKFDDYMKGKRDLTVLFEPTPRTSLAGSSWTRHHLILNVLEDVKNTLTVLTPGKDGWSRQALPGAPGYATVSMGAVDEDESDDYFMTTSGYLTPTTLLHGTIGQAPTKLKELPAFFDATGLEVTQHFATSKDGTKVPYFQVAKKGLKLDGANPTLLYGYGGFEVSLTPGYSAGIGRAWLSQGGVYVVANIRGGGEYGPRWHQAALKEKRHRAYEDFAAVAEDLIARKVTTPKHLGTQGGSNGGLLMGNMITLYPKLFGAVVCQVPLLDMKRYSHLLAGASWMAEYGDPDKAEEWAYIQTFSPYQNVKATETYPPTLFMTSTRDDRVHPGHARKMMAKMKDLGFNVRYFENIEGGHGGAANNAQSAQMNALAFTFLWQQLK; this is encoded by the coding sequence ATGAAACACCTCTGGATCACCCTCGCACTCGGCTTCTGCATGGCCGGTTCCCTTGCGGCCCAGGAGCCCAAACCCGCTCCCGCACCCGAAGATCCCTATCTGTGGCTGGAGGAGGTCACCGGTGACAAGGCCCTGGACTGGGTCAAGGCGCGCAACGCCGAATCCAGCAAGGAGCTGGCCGAGGCCCCCGGTTTCGCCGCACTGAAGGCCGACCTGCTGAAGATCATGGACTCGAAGGAGCGCATCGCCTTCATCAACAAGACGGGCCCCTACTACTACAACTTCTGGCGGGACGAGAAGAATCCCCAGGGCGTGTGGCGGCGCACCACGCTGGAGGAGTACCGCAAACCCCAGCCCAAGTGGGATGTCATCCTCGATCTGGATGCCCTGAACAAGGCTGAGAAAGAGAACTGGGTCTGGCACGGCGCCCAGATCCTCAAGGCCGGTGGCTGGCGCCATGTGCTGGTGAACCTCTCCCGCGGCGGTGCTGATGCGGGCGTGGTGCGCGAATTCGACCTCGACACCCGCGCCTTCGTGAAGGGCGGCTTCGAGCTGCCCGAATCCAAGGGCAGCCTGTCCTGGATCGACAAGGACAGTGTCTACGTCTCCACGGATTTCGGCCCCGGCTCCATGACCACCTCCGGCTATCCGCGCATCGTCAAGCTCTGGAAGCGCGGCACCCCCGTGTCCGCCGCCGAACTGATCTACGAGGCCAAGACCACGGACATGTCCGTCAACGCCTACTACGACGACACCAAGGGCTTCGAGCGCCACTTCGTCTACCGCACTCCGGCCTTCTACAAGGGCGAGCTCTTCCTGCGCACCAAGGACGGCAAGCTGCAGAAAGTGGACGTGCCCGAGGATGCCAATGCCCAGCCGCACCGCGAATGGCTGATGATCGAACCCCGCTCAGCCTGGACTGTGAACGGGAAGACCTATGCCGCCGGTTCGCTGCTGGTGGCCAAGTTTGATGACTACATGAAGGGCAAGCGCGACCTCACGGTGCTCTTCGAGCCCACACCGCGAACCTCTCTCGCGGGCTCCAGCTGGACCCGCCACCACCTGATCCTCAATGTGCTCGAGGACGTGAAGAACACCCTCACGGTGCTCACCCCCGGCAAGGATGGCTGGTCCCGCCAGGCCCTGCCCGGCGCACCCGGCTACGCCACCGTTTCCATGGGCGCCGTGGATGAGGACGAGAGCGACGACTACTTCATGACCACCAGCGGCTACCTGACGCCCACCACGCTGCTGCACGGCACCATCGGGCAGGCGCCCACCAAGCTCAAGGAGCTGCCCGCCTTCTTCGACGCCACCGGCCTCGAGGTGACCCAGCACTTCGCCACCAGCAAGGACGGCACCAAGGTGCCCTACTTCCAGGTGGCCAAGAAAGGCCTCAAGCTCGACGGCGCCAACCCAACCCTGCTCTACGGCTACGGCGGTTTCGAGGTGTCCCTCACCCCCGGCTACAGCGCGGGTATCGGACGCGCCTGGCTCAGCCAGGGCGGCGTCTACGTGGTGGCCAACATCCGCGGCGGCGGCGAGTACGGCCCCCGCTGGCATCAGGCGGCCCTGAAGGAGAAGCGCCACCGGGCTTACGAGGATTTCGCCGCCGTGGCCGAAGATCTCATCGCCCGCAAGGTCACCACGCCCAAGCACCTGGGCACCCAGGGCGGCAGCAACGGCGGCCTGCTCATGGGCAACATGATCACGCTCTATCCCAAGCTCTTCGGCGCCGTGGTGTGCCAGGTGCCCCTGCTGGACATGAAGCGCTACTCCCACCTGCTGGCGGGCGCCTCCTGGATGGCCGAGTACGGCGATCCCGACAAGGCCGAGGAATGGGCCTACATCCAGACCTTCTCCCCCTACCAGAACGTGAAGGCCACGGAGACGTATCCTCCGACGCTCTTCATGACCTCCACCCGCGATGACCGGGTGCATCCCGGCCACGCGCGCAAGATGATGGCCAAGATGAAGGATCTCGGCTTCAACGTGCGCTACTTCGAGAACATCGAGGGTGGCCACGGCGGCGCCGCCAACAACGCCCAGAGCGCCCAGATGAACGCCCTGGCCTTCACCTTCCTCTGGCAGCAGTTGAAGTAA
- a CDS encoding thioredoxin family protein: MALTESTMVPLGTPCPDFTLPGVDGRLWSLHDFHTPTLLVVVMCNHCPYVQAIDDRLNDLAKAYAGHCAVVGINSNDAVTHPDDSFEAMRARAREKGYAFPYLWDEEQTVARAMGAVCTPDYFLYDSHRRLVYRGRLDDNWKDAARVTRRELKEAIEGALAGHDPLDPQHPSMGCSIKWRSR; the protein is encoded by the coding sequence ATGGCGCTCACGGAATCCACCATGGTTCCCCTTGGCACGCCCTGCCCCGACTTCACCCTGCCCGGTGTCGATGGTCGGTTGTGGTCGCTCCATGACTTTCACACACCCACCCTGCTGGTGGTCGTCATGTGCAACCACTGCCCCTACGTGCAGGCCATCGACGACCGCCTCAACGACCTGGCCAAGGCCTATGCGGGCCACTGCGCCGTGGTGGGCATCAACTCCAATGATGCAGTGACCCATCCCGACGACAGCTTTGAGGCCATGCGGGCCCGGGCCCGGGAGAAGGGCTACGCCTTCCCCTACCTCTGGGACGAGGAACAGACCGTGGCCCGCGCCATGGGCGCCGTCTGCACCCCGGACTACTTCCTCTACGACTCCCACCGCCGCCTGGTCTACCGGGGCCGCCTCGATGACAACTGGAAAGATGCCGCCCGCGTCACCCGTCGGGAATTGAAGGAGGCCATTGAGGGTGCCCTGGCTGGTCACGATCCCCTGGATCCCCAGCATCCCAGCATGGGATGCAGCATCAAATGGAGGTCCCGATGA
- a CDS encoding thioredoxin family protein, whose translation MKRFLPVLFFTSALVAEAPAGLKLGDPCPSFSLPGTDGKVHGPVSSKPLMVVFLSTECPFVRGTQGRIQAYAAKYAGRVAVIGIDADDIYDHGKESMAAMQAQAKQQGFTFTYLKDEPQTTARAFGAVCTPDFFLFNASGKLVYRGRLDDGGVDPSKVKTRDLEVATEAMLGGKPIPSPQHPSRGCAISWK comes from the coding sequence ATGAAGCGTTTCCTGCCAGTGCTGTTCTTCACCTCCGCCCTGGTGGCCGAGGCCCCAGCCGGGTTGAAGCTGGGCGATCCATGTCCTTCCTTCAGCCTCCCCGGCACCGACGGCAAGGTGCATGGCCCCGTTTCGTCCAAGCCCCTCATGGTGGTCTTCCTCAGCACCGAATGTCCCTTCGTGCGGGGCACTCAGGGCCGCATCCAGGCCTACGCCGCCAAGTACGCGGGTCGGGTGGCCGTGATCGGCATCGACGCCGATGACATCTACGACCACGGCAAGGAATCCATGGCCGCCATGCAGGCCCAGGCCAAGCAGCAGGGGTTCACCTTCACCTACCTCAAGGACGAACCCCAAACCACCGCCCGAGCCTTCGGGGCGGTGTGCACTCCGGATTTCTTCCTCTTCAACGCCTCCGGGAAGCTGGTCTACCGGGGTCGGCTCGATGACGGAGGCGTGGATCCATCCAAGGTCAAGACGAGGGATCTCGAGGTGGCGACGGAGGCCATGCTCGGCGGAAAACCCATCCCCAGCCCCCAGCACCCCAGCCGGGGTTGCGCCATCTCCTGGAAGTAG